One genomic region from Evansella sp. LMS18 encodes:
- a CDS encoding MBL fold metallo-hydrolase: protein MSERALKFKYHYLVIILSVVFLFSACGQADENNQLINDENGSATEESQANSENNDEDSTAEEETENTAANNEEEEEDTESSGYNASEENDNNAAGEEEQNGNSQPQAEGELEVHFIDVGQGDATLFKGPDFTILVDAGRHDRNDVVPYLESQEIETLDLLIGTHPHADHIGQMDRVIEAFEVEEVWMSGDEHTTQTFERVLDAILDSDAGYYEPRAGEDFTIGSSVVEVVSPDSLTGDFHEGSLSFRVVYGDVSFLFTGDAESQTEREMIESDHDLTADIFQLGHHGSSTSNTRDFLHAVDPEIAIYSAAADNSYGHPHSEVVERIESMGIPLFGTDVHGNIIVITDGESYSVSVDKSGTIAAGGQNNDAEEENQPQEEQKEEGTEANNTNSGGCIDINTASVAELTEITHIGEARAEELVNLRPFGSIDELTRIHGIGDARVNDIKEEGLACAG from the coding sequence ATGAGTGAGAGAGCATTAAAATTTAAATATCATTACCTGGTGATAATTTTATCAGTAGTATTCCTGTTCAGTGCCTGTGGACAGGCCGATGAAAACAACCAGCTAATTAATGATGAAAACGGTTCTGCTACAGAAGAGTCTCAGGCAAATAGCGAAAATAACGATGAGGATAGTACTGCTGAGGAGGAGACGGAGAATACTGCCGCCAACAACGAGGAAGAAGAAGAGGATACAGAATCGTCGGGCTACAATGCTTCAGAGGAGAATGACAACAATGCTGCTGGAGAAGAGGAGCAGAATGGAAACAGCCAGCCACAGGCTGAAGGAGAGCTGGAAGTTCATTTTATAGATGTCGGGCAAGGTGACGCCACGCTTTTTAAAGGACCTGATTTCACCATTTTAGTAGATGCAGGAAGGCATGACAGAAACGATGTTGTCCCCTATCTTGAAAGCCAGGAAATAGAAACGCTTGATCTTTTGATTGGTACTCATCCCCATGCGGACCATATTGGGCAAATGGACAGAGTTATTGAAGCCTTTGAAGTAGAAGAAGTATGGATGTCAGGGGACGAGCATACAACACAGACCTTTGAAAGGGTTCTTGATGCAATATTAGACAGTGACGCAGGTTATTATGAACCCCGGGCAGGCGAAGATTTTACCATTGGTTCTTCGGTAGTGGAAGTGGTCAGCCCCGACAGCTTAACGGGAGACTTTCATGAAGGAAGTTTATCGTTCAGAGTAGTTTATGGTGACGTATCATTTTTATTTACCGGGGATGCTGAGTCACAAACGGAGAGGGAAATGATTGAGAGTGACCATGATCTAACTGCAGATATTTTCCAGCTGGGGCATCATGGTTCCAGCACCTCTAATACAAGAGACTTTCTGCATGCGGTTGACCCGGAAATCGCCATTTACAGTGCTGCAGCGGATAATAGTTACGGCCATCCCCACAGTGAAGTTGTTGAGCGTATTGAGAGTATGGGGATTCCCCTTTTTGGCACTGATGTTCACGGCAATATTATTGTAATTACTGATGGGGAATCTTATTCCGTATCTGTTGATAAGAGCGGAACAATTGCTGCAGGGGGACAAAACAACGATGCAGAAGAAGAAAATCAGCCTCAGGAGGAGCAGAAAGAAGAAGGCACCGAAGCGAACAATACCAATTCTGGTGGCTGCATTGATATAAATACTGCTTCCGTGGCTGAGCTCACTGAGATCACTCACATTGGCGAAGCTCGTGCGGAGGAACTGGTGAATCTCCGGCCATTTGGTTCAATAGATGAATTGACGCGTATCCACGGAATTGGCGATGCAAGGGTAAATGATATAAAAGAAGAGGGGCTCGCCTGTGCGGGGTAA
- a CDS encoding DUF4181 domain-containing protein has translation MDGSLTISAAVVMFIMYIIFDMMLRKKKNQSMKKTFFEIKLITNNRHKLFLTIDLLLLAALIFSYFYYFQTYPELAFLPLFTFLVVSMVLRGIEEWLYKREEKEYEHYWLGAVFFLAIISLITPGAFTG, from the coding sequence ATGGATGGATCGTTAACGATTAGTGCGGCGGTGGTCATGTTCATTATGTATATCATCTTCGACATGATGCTGAGGAAAAAGAAAAACCAGAGTATGAAGAAAACATTTTTCGAGATTAAACTAATCACCAATAACCGGCACAAGCTGTTTTTAACAATTGATTTGCTGTTACTCGCCGCTTTGATTTTCAGTTACTTTTATTATTTCCAGACATATCCTGAACTGGCGTTTTTACCGCTCTTTACTTTTCTTGTTGTGTCTATGGTATTACGGGGGATTGAGGAGTGGTTGTATAAAAGAGAGGAGAAGGAGTACGAGCATTACTGGCTCGGGGCAGTATTCTTTCTCGCTATCATTTCCCTGATAACACCGGGGGCTTTCACAGGATGA
- a CDS encoding MFS transporter, whose protein sequence is MNKTYWKRNLYILMVCQFFVMAAMTMIIPFLPLYLQELGVTDPQAVSRWAGIIFGANFLTAFLFAPLWGKLADKRGRKLMILRSGFGMAIVLTLTGFAVGPWSLLFLRLLNGMISGFIPAAIALMSMSTPKKQMGYSLGMLQAGAVAGGICGPLFGGIMADLMGFRMIFYVTGAVILVAAFGVLFFVKENFEKKEEAVKTNTVQDFKKIASTPPMLSLFFVFFIVQAALIGVNPLLSLFVQELTPAQNVAFYAGLAMSVMGFANMSASPFLGKLSDRKGHHIVLLAGLFFAALVTLPQAFVASYWQLLVFRFLLGLCLGGLLPSINSLIRHLAPEGMESRAYGFSNSFMYLGTMIGPIAGGWLASVAGIRSLFIVSAVLLFVNAAIVKFQVLPAMEKKKEKGQESGRSASELKEPRMKKGMPRGVYSK, encoded by the coding sequence GTGAATAAGACTTACTGGAAACGGAATTTGTACATCCTGATGGTATGCCAGTTTTTTGTGATGGCTGCCATGACAATGATTATCCCCTTTTTGCCTCTTTATCTTCAGGAACTTGGTGTGACAGATCCCCAGGCGGTGAGCCGCTGGGCGGGAATTATCTTCGGTGCTAACTTTTTAACTGCATTTTTGTTTGCTCCGTTATGGGGAAAACTTGCTGACAAGCGCGGGCGGAAACTGATGATTCTTCGGTCGGGATTTGGTATGGCCATCGTTCTGACACTTACTGGTTTTGCTGTCGGCCCCTGGTCTTTGTTATTTTTAAGGCTGCTTAACGGAATGATTTCAGGTTTTATTCCGGCGGCGATAGCCCTCATGTCTATGAGTACACCGAAAAAGCAAATGGGGTACTCATTAGGGATGCTCCAGGCGGGCGCTGTTGCAGGTGGCATCTGCGGACCCCTCTTTGGCGGGATAATGGCTGATCTGATGGGCTTCCGGATGATTTTCTATGTGACCGGAGCAGTGATTTTAGTGGCAGCTTTTGGTGTCCTGTTTTTTGTTAAGGAGAATTTTGAGAAAAAAGAAGAGGCCGTAAAGACGAATACAGTACAGGATTTCAAAAAAATTGCTTCAACACCCCCGATGTTATCGTTATTCTTTGTATTCTTTATCGTTCAGGCTGCATTAATCGGGGTGAACCCGCTGCTGTCACTGTTTGTTCAGGAGCTTACTCCTGCACAGAACGTGGCGTTTTACGCTGGTCTGGCCATGTCCGTGATGGGTTTTGCAAATATGTCCGCGAGCCCGTTTTTAGGAAAGCTGAGCGACCGAAAAGGTCATCATATTGTTTTGTTAGCAGGTTTATTTTTCGCAGCCCTGGTAACATTGCCACAGGCTTTTGTAGCATCATACTGGCAGCTCCTCGTATTTCGGTTCCTGCTGGGCTTGTGTTTAGGAGGTTTACTTCCTTCTATTAACTCTCTTATACGCCATTTGGCGCCGGAAGGAATGGAAAGTCGGGCGTATGGTTTCTCCAACAGCTTTATGTATCTTGGAACGATGATTGGTCCAATCGCTGGCGGCTGGCTGGCATCGGTTGCGGGAATCAGAAGCCTGTTTATCGTTTCTGCTGTGCTGCTTTTTGTAAATGCGGCTATCGTAAAGTTCCAGGTGCTGCCTGCAATGGAGAAAAAGAAAGAAAAAGGACAGGAAAGTGGCAGATCAGCTTCTGAGCTGAAGGAGCCCAGAATGAAAAAAGGGATGCCCCGGGGTGTCTATTCCAAGTAA
- a CDS encoding SRPBCC family protein → MAKGRFEYKTVIKKDRRLVWDFFSDPANLQKITSFPRVQVIRDSEQEERIKIKLNFFLFRITWYAVITEKRDQDYFIDEGDNLPFPLRHWKHTHQFESSGTGTIMTDKVEYRAFAPDFLVKMMLILMFKSREKKIRSIFRWI, encoded by the coding sequence ATGGCGAAAGGAAGATTTGAATACAAAACAGTTATAAAAAAGGATAGACGACTCGTCTGGGACTTTTTCTCCGACCCGGCTAACCTTCAAAAAATTACTTCATTCCCCCGAGTCCAGGTAATAAGGGATTCAGAGCAGGAAGAAAGAATAAAGATTAAACTGAATTTTTTTCTGTTCCGTATTACGTGGTATGCTGTCATCACCGAAAAAAGGGACCAGGATTATTTTATTGATGAAGGAGACAATCTGCCGTTTCCTTTAAGACATTGGAAACATACCCACCAGTTTGAAAGCAGCGGCACTGGTACCATTATGACAGACAAGGTCGAGTACAGAGCATTTGCTCCTGACTTTCTTGTAAAAATGATGCTGATACTCATGTTCAAAAGCCGTGAGAAAAAAATAAGGTCTATTTTTCGGTGGATTTAA
- a CDS encoding DUF6612 family protein, with translation MKKFKLASGAALLFVLSACGTEETLGKADVLERSIEAVEELESYSMTMDMAFEIMEMDSKLKAEGDVTHDPDTAHLLMSMGMMGMTMEFEVYLYENEAYMSMFGEWIKMDPEELGADDFNQVTKEDMEKYTEYIEDFEMAEEQDLYILTLSGEGDEFSVLIEDLVQSSLGDFQPEQDIEEYLEDIRVHSLEMELHIDKETYLQTVQIVKADIEISEEGESLPMKIDARVDISNFNEVEPVEIPEEVRENAVEDFMDFDDELLYDDSFFEDEQLSYEEIQERTGYKIPEFTALPEYYTMSETFYNQSMDSVYISYEKDMENGIMLSVYPIESQFFGHGEEKVTIQGQEGIIIREDYWIDLMWEQEGLAIELSAIGEDITEEELLELAESLSFE, from the coding sequence ATGAAAAAATTTAAACTAGCTTCGGGCGCAGCTTTATTGTTCGTTCTGTCTGCATGCGGAACGGAAGAAACGTTAGGAAAAGCAGATGTGCTTGAACGCTCCATTGAAGCTGTCGAAGAGTTGGAAAGCTATTCAATGACGATGGATATGGCTTTTGAAATTATGGAAATGGATAGCAAGCTCAAAGCTGAGGGAGACGTGACCCACGACCCTGATACTGCTCATTTGCTCATGAGTATGGGAATGATGGGTATGACCATGGAATTTGAAGTTTACCTGTACGAAAACGAAGCATATATGAGCATGTTCGGAGAATGGATCAAGATGGATCCTGAGGAGCTTGGCGCTGACGATTTTAACCAGGTAACAAAGGAAGATATGGAAAAGTACACAGAATATATCGAGGATTTTGAGATGGCAGAAGAGCAGGACCTGTACATTCTGACGTTATCTGGTGAGGGTGACGAATTCAGCGTGCTGATTGAGGACCTAGTTCAGTCGTCTTTAGGGGATTTCCAGCCTGAACAGGATATAGAGGAGTATCTGGAAGATATACGCGTTCACAGTCTGGAAATGGAACTTCATATTGATAAAGAAACATACTTGCAGACTGTCCAGATTGTCAAGGCAGATATAGAGATTTCAGAAGAAGGGGAATCCTTGCCAATGAAGATAGATGCGAGGGTGGACATCTCAAATTTTAACGAAGTTGAGCCTGTAGAAATCCCGGAAGAAGTCAGGGAAAACGCAGTGGAGGACTTTATGGATTTTGACGATGAACTTCTTTATGATGACAGCTTTTTCGAAGACGAACAACTAAGTTATGAAGAAATTCAGGAGCGTACAGGTTATAAGATACCAGAGTTTACTGCGCTTCCGGAATACTATACCATGTCTGAAACGTTTTATAACCAGTCAATGGATAGTGTTTATATAAGTTATGAAAAAGACATGGAGAATGGGATCATGTTGTCTGTATACCCGATAGAATCCCAATTCTTTGGTCATGGAGAAGAGAAAGTTACTATTCAGGGTCAGGAAGGCATAATCATTCGGGAAGATTACTGGATCGACCTAATGTGGGAACAGGAAGGTCTGGCTATCGAATTGTCTGCCATTGGCGAAGATATAACCGAAGAAGAGCTTCTTGAATTGGCAGAAAGCCTCAGCTTCGAATAA
- a CDS encoding DUF6508 domain-containing protein: MENIKEVISYLEYFEDENRTFYHWDPHETSSEGNIILSYPSYDGGLNSFIDVVYKSGLLMDDYAAHYKGGFPGLTPEKISAADLKELRGMLTFIIRAERFTDGSWAHAAKDKLFYYMLKRLDELYKKKK; this comes from the coding sequence ATGGAAAATATTAAAGAAGTTATATCTTATCTTGAGTACTTTGAGGATGAAAACAGAACATTTTACCACTGGGATCCTCATGAAACATCATCGGAAGGAAATATAATATTATCTTACCCAAGCTACGATGGGGGGCTTAATAGTTTTATCGACGTGGTATATAAATCCGGTTTGTTAATGGATGATTATGCTGCTCACTATAAGGGAGGTTTTCCAGGACTGACTCCTGAAAAAATCAGTGCCGCCGATTTAAAAGAGTTAAGAGGGATGCTTACGTTTATCATCCGGGCGGAACGCTTCACCGATGGTTCCTGGGCCCACGCTGCTAAAGATAAATTATTCTATTATATGCTTAAGCGGCTGGACGAGTTGTACAAAAAAAAGAAGTGA
- the mgtE gene encoding magnesium transporter translates to MRLNQDNRQKYESMMRDSLQETDSQQFREFFLELHVSDQADFFMKLEGDFRKLVYSYLTPEEFAEFFHRLEPEEQEMASQEMENEYLYSVVNNLYADDAADFLADLKGSKAIEILTGMDDKEADDVKELMSYEPETAGAIMTKEFIKVSSAEKASQVVERLRREGPDAETVYYLYVVDEEHKLVGVVSLRDLIIADPDEIIKNIMSSRVVSVMTNTDQEEVAGLIRKYDFLAAPVVTHGGILAGIVTVDDILDVIEEEATEDFGEISASKGATDVNISAFTAAKRRSPWIIMLMFFGMITAGVIGQFEETLEQIVLLSIFIPLIMDSAGNTGTQSLAVMVRALATGSFAKKGLWHTIRREFGTGIMLGLICAVTLLLIIPFLYESYLLAFIVGVSLLITLSLATIVGAVIPVIINKLNLDPAIASGPFITTINDILGLLIYFSIATALLQYL, encoded by the coding sequence TTGAGATTGAATCAGGATAACCGGCAAAAATACGAATCTATGATGCGTGATTCCTTGCAGGAAACGGACAGCCAGCAGTTCAGGGAGTTTTTTCTCGAGTTGCATGTATCTGACCAGGCAGATTTCTTCATGAAGCTGGAAGGAGACTTCAGAAAGTTAGTATACAGCTACTTAACTCCGGAAGAATTTGCGGAATTTTTTCACAGGCTGGAACCGGAAGAGCAGGAAATGGCCAGCCAGGAGATGGAAAATGAATATTTATATAGTGTAGTCAATAATCTGTATGCAGATGACGCGGCTGATTTTCTGGCCGACCTTAAAGGCAGTAAGGCAATAGAAATTTTGACAGGGATGGACGATAAAGAAGCAGATGATGTAAAAGAACTGATGTCCTACGAACCGGAAACAGCCGGAGCGATAATGACTAAAGAGTTCATAAAGGTTTCTTCTGCGGAAAAAGCATCGCAAGTGGTGGAGAGGCTCCGCCGGGAAGGGCCAGACGCAGAAACAGTTTATTATCTTTATGTGGTCGATGAAGAACATAAACTTGTTGGTGTTGTTTCATTAAGAGACCTCATCATAGCTGATCCGGATGAAATCATAAAAAATATAATGAGTAGCCGGGTCGTTTCCGTAATGACAAATACTGACCAGGAAGAGGTTGCCGGATTAATCAGGAAGTATGATTTCCTCGCGGCTCCTGTTGTAACTCATGGAGGTATTCTGGCGGGGATTGTAACAGTGGACGATATCCTCGATGTTATCGAAGAAGAAGCTACGGAAGATTTCGGTGAAATATCTGCCTCAAAAGGGGCAACTGACGTAAACATCAGTGCTTTTACCGCGGCAAAGCGCCGATCGCCATGGATTATTATGCTTATGTTTTTTGGAATGATTACCGCTGGTGTCATCGGACAGTTTGAGGAAACCCTGGAGCAGATTGTTCTTCTGTCTATTTTTATCCCTCTTATTATGGACTCTGCCGGAAATACCGGTACACAGTCCCTTGCTGTTATGGTACGAGCTTTAGCAACTGGCTCTTTTGCAAAAAAAGGCCTCTGGCATACGATAAGGCGGGAATTTGGTACAGGAATCATGCTGGGGCTCATATGTGCCGTAACATTGTTACTAATTATTCCTTTCCTTTATGAAAGCTACTTACTTGCATTTATTGTTGGAGTGTCGCTTTTAATAACTTTAAGTCTGGCGACAATCGTTGGAGCGGTAATTCCAGTTATTATCAACAAACTGAATCTGGATCCGGCAATCGCTTCAGGACCGTTTATCACTACAATTAATGATATTCTCGGGTTATTAATCTATTTTTCCATAGCAACCGCACTGCTGCAGTATTTATAA
- the coaA gene encoding type I pantothenate kinase, with protein sequence MTAKTYSPYMSFTRKEWADFRNNTPLTITEQEIEKLQGINENISLDEVEDIYLPLIRFLSFTLKAAKQLHKVTDEFFQQETQKVPYIIGVAGSVAVGKSTTSRILQSLLAGLPEAPKVDLVTTDGFLYPNKILKERGLLEKKGFPESYDIKGLIHFLTELKSGNAKAYAPVYSHLHYDIIPGEYIEVSRPDIVIIEGINVLQPPKQEGNTIPSLFVSDFFDISIYVDAEEKHIFNWYVERFKLLKKTAFTQPESYFNRYASLSDEEADKVAAEIWNKINKKNLDQNINPTKSRADIIIKKGMDHRVDNIELRKI encoded by the coding sequence ATGACAGCTAAAACTTATTCACCCTATATGTCGTTCACCAGGAAGGAATGGGCGGATTTCCGCAATAACACCCCGTTGACGATTACAGAGCAGGAAATAGAAAAGCTGCAGGGAATAAATGAGAACATTTCTCTTGATGAAGTAGAGGATATTTATCTGCCGCTGATCCGCTTTTTATCTTTCACATTGAAAGCGGCGAAACAATTGCATAAGGTAACAGATGAATTTTTTCAGCAGGAAACACAAAAGGTTCCATACATAATCGGTGTTGCAGGAAGCGTTGCCGTAGGGAAAAGCACGACATCAAGAATCCTACAGTCATTGCTTGCAGGGCTGCCTGAAGCGCCGAAAGTAGATCTCGTGACAACGGATGGCTTCCTGTACCCTAATAAAATTCTTAAAGAACGAGGACTCCTTGAAAAAAAGGGTTTTCCTGAAAGCTATGATATCAAAGGGCTGATCCACTTTTTAACAGAGCTTAAATCTGGGAATGCAAAGGCATACGCACCGGTTTATTCTCATCTTCATTATGATATTATTCCAGGGGAGTATATTGAAGTTTCCAGGCCAGATATAGTAATTATTGAAGGGATAAATGTTTTGCAGCCGCCAAAACAGGAAGGCAACACGATTCCAAGCCTTTTCGTTTCGGACTTTTTTGATATATCCATTTATGTGGATGCAGAGGAAAAACATATTTTTAACTGGTATGTAGAGCGGTTTAAGCTGCTGAAAAAAACAGCTTTTACACAGCCGGAATCCTATTTTAACCGTTATGCGTCCCTTTCCGACGAGGAAGCGGACAAGGTTGCGGCGGAAATTTGGAATAAAATAAATAAAAAAAATCTTGACCAAAATATAAATCCTACAAAAAGCAGGGCGGATATTATCATCAAGAAGGGCATGGACCATCGCGTTGATAATATTGAACTGCGGAAAATCTGA
- a CDS encoding MDR family MFS transporter, producing MNAYQKKIVAALLIATFLAAIEVTVISTAMPVITRDLGGLDLISWVFAIYLLSYAVMTPIFGKLADLFGRKKIFITGATLFLIGSVLCGMSQSMEQLIMFRAVQGIGAGALMPMSFTIVGDVFSYEQRARAQAIIGSIWGIAGIFGPLVGGFFVDFLTWHWIFFMNIPFGLLAMYLIWKNLEEKIEKRKRSIDYGGAITFIIGTGALLYALLSGGSEIAWSDPAMFYLLGTAVVFLVIFTVIQLKVKEPMLPFRLFKNRHLMIANICGLLLGMILIGLTAYLPLWVQGVLLLPATFSGLTLIPMSLGWPLGAFISGRLLSRFGAKPITLTGVSIIAAGALGLSFISEVTPNAVLIIIMFFTGLGFGLSMTMFSVIVQSSVGWENRGTAASSNAFLRTLGQTLGITVLGMILNQHIGGHTNNGTDVAPDLLAAGLHSTFIVLFVLAVLAVIATTVLPKEEPEFARERGAGD from the coding sequence ATGAATGCATACCAAAAGAAAATAGTAGCGGCACTTCTGATTGCCACCTTTTTGGCAGCAATCGAAGTGACTGTAATCAGTACAGCAATGCCGGTAATCACACGGGATCTGGGAGGGCTTGACTTAATAAGCTGGGTTTTCGCCATTTATTTGCTCTCGTATGCAGTAATGACCCCGATATTTGGCAAGCTTGCTGATTTATTTGGAAGAAAGAAAATATTTATTACAGGCGCCACCTTATTTCTCATCGGGTCGGTACTTTGCGGGATGTCCCAGTCCATGGAGCAGCTCATTATGTTCCGGGCTGTCCAGGGAATTGGCGCAGGGGCGTTAATGCCCATGTCGTTCACAATTGTTGGAGATGTGTTCTCCTATGAGCAGCGGGCAAGGGCTCAGGCGATTATCGGCTCGATCTGGGGGATAGCAGGGATATTCGGTCCGCTTGTTGGCGGTTTCTTTGTGGACTTCCTTACGTGGCACTGGATCTTTTTTATGAATATTCCTTTTGGGCTCCTTGCGATGTATTTAATATGGAAGAACCTTGAGGAGAAAATTGAAAAGCGGAAACGTTCCATTGATTACGGCGGAGCGATAACATTTATTATTGGTACAGGGGCGCTTTTATACGCTCTCCTCTCAGGCGGCAGTGAGATCGCCTGGAGCGACCCGGCAATGTTTTATCTGCTGGGGACGGCTGTGGTTTTTCTGGTGATTTTCACAGTGATTCAGCTGAAGGTAAAAGAGCCGATGCTCCCGTTCAGGCTGTTTAAGAACAGGCATTTAATGATTGCAAATATTTGCGGCCTTTTGCTTGGGATGATTCTGATTGGCCTGACTGCATACCTGCCGTTGTGGGTCCAGGGAGTTCTGCTTTTGCCGGCAACTTTTTCAGGGCTTACTTTAATCCCGATGTCTCTCGGCTGGCCTTTAGGGGCTTTCATTAGCGGGAGGCTGCTGTCCAGATTCGGTGCGAAGCCAATTACTCTCACTGGAGTTAGTATCATTGCGGCTGGTGCATTGGGTCTTAGTTTTATCTCAGAAGTAACACCGAATGCTGTCCTCATTATTATTATGTTTTTCACAGGCCTCGGGTTTGGCCTTTCTATGACAATGTTTTCAGTCATTGTCCAGTCCTCTGTTGGCTGGGAAAACAGGGGGACAGCAGCTTCCTCTAATGCATTTTTAAGGACACTGGGCCAGACCCTTGGTATTACGGTACTGGGGATGATTTTAAACCAGCACATTGGCGGCCATACGAATAACGGAACAGATGTTGCCCCTGATCTTCTCGCAGCAGGGCTGCATTCCACGTTTATTGTACTGTTCGTGCTCGCAGTACTTGCAGTCATAGCTACGACGGTGCTTCCGAAAGAGGAACCGGAATTTGCCCGGGAACGAGGGGCGGGGGATTAG
- a CDS encoding flavin reductase family protein has translation MDTKSEFDPVEEVYNQRLRGPFFISTTDGERTHFHNGCWVTQCSHEPPQMLVCFPKEMEGAEIVSRSRKFALSMTAEEQEPLMDHFFAGNQDIESMGEDEFIFKETGCPILKNSQAYFDCEVSRIIDNRDFLLVIGDVLSAGILDRSKRSLTVNHLMEREGGVPSDAVVPLIGFDNKK, from the coding sequence ATGGATACGAAATCAGAATTCGATCCTGTAGAAGAGGTATATAATCAGCGGCTGAGAGGTCCGTTTTTCATCTCCACAACAGATGGGGAACGAACGCACTTCCATAACGGGTGCTGGGTGACACAATGTTCCCATGAACCGCCGCAAATGCTCGTTTGTTTTCCAAAAGAAATGGAAGGGGCAGAAATAGTCAGCCGCAGCAGGAAATTCGCCTTAAGTATGACTGCGGAAGAACAGGAGCCGCTGATGGACCACTTTTTTGCAGGGAATCAGGATATAGAATCGATGGGAGAAGATGAATTTATTTTCAAAGAAACAGGCTGTCCAATCCTGAAGAACTCCCAGGCTTATTTTGATTGTGAAGTTTCTCGGATTATTGATAACCGGGATTTTCTGCTCGTCATTGGAGATGTTTTGTCTGCGGGTATCCTCGATCGGTCAAAACGAAGCCTCACTGTTAACCATTTGATGGAGCGTGAAGGGGGCGTCCCATCCGACGCGGTCGTTCCATTGATAGGTTTTGATAATAAAAAATAG
- a CDS encoding nuclease-related domain-containing protein translates to MIIKPRKLPIKTRKLIALARRLPPQHPQYPAVERDMAINLAAHRGENSLNYYLSFLPEKDYLILHHIRLKGTTYFFQMDTLLLTSAFILILETKTINGTLLFDEKFRQMIRYSSAGEEQAFKDPITQVNHQASQLADWLKKFKFPALPIETLVVNANQQTILKSSPGSTNAPRKVVQSADLINRIHQLKNNRHIPHLTPKDLRKLSKLLLKYHTDENPDLLSNYKINQNELIQGVYCPGCKKVPMKRIHGSWLCLQCGTMSNTAHLAAFQDYGLLVNQTITNKETRNFLKLESIYIAKRLLAKLELPFEGINKGREYTISDEFLEKELS, encoded by the coding sequence TTGATCATAAAACCTCGCAAACTCCCCATAAAAACAAGGAAACTCATTGCTTTAGCAAGGAGACTGCCCCCGCAGCACCCACAATATCCTGCAGTTGAAAGAGATATGGCAATTAACCTCGCGGCCCACCGGGGAGAAAACTCTCTAAATTATTATCTCAGCTTCCTCCCTGAAAAGGATTACCTCATTCTCCACCACATCAGGTTAAAAGGCACCACTTATTTTTTCCAGATGGACACGCTTCTCCTCACTTCAGCTTTCATCCTTATCTTAGAGACAAAAACAATTAACGGAACGCTTTTATTCGATGAAAAGTTCAGGCAGATGATTCGCTATTCTTCTGCAGGAGAGGAACAGGCATTCAAGGACCCTATCACTCAAGTGAACCACCAGGCTTCCCAGCTCGCAGACTGGCTAAAAAAATTTAAGTTCCCCGCCTTACCAATAGAGACACTTGTGGTGAACGCAAACCAGCAGACAATTTTAAAAAGCAGCCCTGGCAGCACCAATGCTCCGCGAAAAGTTGTCCAAAGCGCTGATTTAATTAACCGCATCCACCAATTAAAGAATAATCGCCATATACCTCACTTAACTCCTAAAGATCTCCGCAAGCTTTCTAAACTGCTTCTGAAATACCATACAGATGAAAACCCGGACCTTCTGAGCAACTATAAGATTAATCAAAATGAATTAATTCAGGGCGTTTATTGTCCCGGCTGCAAAAAAGTCCCTATGAAAAGGATTCACGGCAGCTGGCTGTGCCTTCAGTGCGGCACAATGTCTAACACTGCCCACCTGGCCGCATTCCAGGATTATGGTCTTCTTGTAAACCAGACGATAACTAATAAGGAAACGCGGAACTTTTTAAAACTGGAGTCCATTTATATTGCCAAACGCTTATTAGCTAAACTTGAACTTCCTTTTGAAGGGATAAATAAGGGAAGAGAATATACTATATCTGATGAATTCTTAGAAAAAGAATTGAGTTGA